In Paenibacillus phoenicis, one genomic interval encodes:
- the trpB gene encoding tryptophan synthase subunit beta — translation MKQVPDEHGRFGPFGGRYVPETLMNALIELEESYLKFKDDPEFQAEIAYLLKQYSGRETPLYYAERLTEHLGGAKIYLKREDLNHTGAHKINNAIGQGILAKRMGKQKVIAETGAGQHGVATATVAALLGLECKVFMGEEDTKRQQLNVFRMKLLGAEVVPVMSGTRTLKDACNEALRYWVSNVHDTFYILGSATGPHPYPMMVRNFQRIIGDETRKQILEAEGRLPDMLVAAVGGGSNAIGMFYPFIEDQEVRLVGVEAAGKGIDTEFHAATMTKGTKGVFQGSMSYLLQDAYGQVLPAHSISAGLDYPGIGPEHSYLKDIERAKYYPITDREALDALQLLSRTEGIIPALESAHAVAQVVKMAPAMSRDEIIVICLSGRGDKDVESIMAYTKGGETI, via the coding sequence ATGAAGCAGGTACCGGATGAGCATGGACGGTTTGGTCCTTTTGGCGGCCGCTACGTGCCGGAGACGCTGATGAACGCTTTGATCGAACTGGAAGAGTCCTATTTGAAATTTAAAGATGATCCCGAGTTTCAAGCGGAGATCGCTTATCTGCTGAAGCAGTATTCCGGACGGGAGACGCCGCTTTATTACGCGGAACGCCTGACGGAGCACCTGGGCGGGGCGAAAATTTATCTGAAGCGCGAGGATTTAAACCATACTGGCGCCCATAAAATCAACAACGCGATCGGGCAGGGGATTCTGGCGAAGCGGATGGGCAAGCAGAAAGTGATCGCCGAAACCGGCGCAGGCCAACACGGCGTGGCTACGGCTACGGTAGCGGCCTTGCTAGGTCTTGAATGCAAGGTATTCATGGGTGAAGAGGACACGAAGCGGCAGCAGCTTAACGTGTTTCGGATGAAGCTGCTGGGTGCTGAAGTTGTTCCGGTTATGTCCGGTACACGCACGTTAAAGGATGCTTGCAACGAAGCGCTGCGCTATTGGGTGAGCAATGTGCATGATACTTTCTATATTCTCGGATCGGCCACCGGGCCGCATCCTTATCCGATGATGGTTCGGAACTTCCAGCGGATTATCGGCGATGAAACGCGGAAGCAGATTTTAGAGGCGGAAGGCCGGTTGCCGGATATGCTTGTCGCTGCGGTCGGCGGCGGCAGCAATGCGATCGGGATGTTTTATCCGTTTATCGAGGATCAGGAGGTTCGTCTGGTCGGTGTAGAAGCCGCAGGCAAAGGCATTGACACCGAGTTCCATGCTGCCACGATGACCAAAGGCACCAAAGGCGTCTTCCAGGGCTCGATGAGTTATCTGCTTCAGGACGCTTACGGCCAAGTTCTGCCAGCCCACTCGATCTCGGCCGGTCTCGATTATCCGGGCATTGGCCCAGAGCATTCGTATCTGAAGGATATCGAACGTGCGAAGTATTATCCAATCACGGACCGTGAGGCTCTGGATGCCCTTCAGCTGCTAAGCCGGACCGAAGGGATCATTCCGGCGCTGGAGTCGGCGCATGCGGTGGCCCAAGTTGTGAAAATGGCTCCGGCAATGAGCCGGGACGAAATCATCGTCATTTGCTTGTCCGGCCGCGGGGATAAGGACGTGGAGTCGATTATGGCGTATACGAAAGGCGGGGAGACGATATGA